A genomic stretch from Telmatocola sphagniphila includes:
- a CDS encoding C1 family peptidase has product MSKELIIHDGNYKDHLAPIIDGRQASTGLIERDYAKHPPGCYATVDAVDVPIIPRSEWSARIKEMEETKSRLSDIRNTGNFGKRIPSLNQNPYSFCWAHSATHATMMLRAIFNLPYVPLSAFAVACMIKNYRNEGGWGAEALDFISQRGVPDQKFWAQQSMSRSNDNPATWANAALHRVTAGWIDIKAPVYNRTMPFDQVFSLLLTRTPGIGDYYWWRHSVNLLDPVEVERNSFGIRIWNSWGDEWSDYGTAVLQGDKAIPNGATAPRLITASAA; this is encoded by the coding sequence ATGTCGAAGGAACTCATCATCCACGATGGCAACTACAAGGATCATCTGGCCCCGATTATCGACGGCCGGCAGGCCTCGACCGGTTTGATCGAGCGGGATTATGCGAAGCATCCTCCGGGCTGTTATGCGACCGTCGACGCCGTGGATGTGCCGATCATCCCGAGATCCGAGTGGTCCGCTCGGATCAAGGAGATGGAGGAGACCAAGAGCCGTCTCTCCGATATCCGCAATACCGGCAACTTCGGGAAGCGAATCCCCTCACTGAACCAGAACCCTTATAGCTTTTGCTGGGCTCACAGTGCGACGCACGCGACCATGATGCTGCGGGCGATCTTCAACCTGCCCTATGTGCCTTTGAGCGCGTTCGCGGTCGCCTGCATGATCAAGAACTACCGCAACGAAGGCGGCTGGGGAGCGGAGGCCCTGGACTTCATTTCGCAGCGAGGCGTCCCCGATCAGAAGTTCTGGGCTCAGCAGTCGATGAGCCGCTCTAACGACAATCCGGCCACCTGGGCGAATGCAGCTCTGCACCGTGTCACCGCGGGTTGGATCGACATCAAGGCTCCGGTTTACAACCGCACGATGCCCTTCGACCAGGTGTTCAGCTTGCTCCTCACTCGGACGCCGGGAATCGGCGACTACTACTGGTGGAGACATTCGGTCAATCTGCTCGACCCGGTCGAAGTCGAGCGCAATTCTTTCGGTATTCGCATCTGGAATTCCTGGGGCGACGAGTGGTCCGACTACGGCACCGCAGTCCTCCAGGGCGACAAAGCCATCCCGAACGGAGCCACGGCTCCTCGGTTGATCACCGCCTCGGCGGCTTAA